In Entomomonas moraniae, one DNA window encodes the following:
- a CDS encoding DUF3465 domain-containing protein, with the protein MKKYLSILPLPVVILLVVIWQFYFESSISSFQPSTAKQVTLSNSVSNPELLRAYNSRVAKAQIKGKGTIIKLLKDDLDGSHHQRILLKVNPNQTLLIAHNIDLAPRIDNLRVGDVLEFYGEYVWNNKGGVLHWTHRDPRGRHQGGWLKYQGKIYQ; encoded by the coding sequence GTGAAAAAGTATTTGTCCATATTACCTCTACCCGTAGTTATTCTGCTTGTAGTTATTTGGCAGTTTTATTTTGAATCCTCGATCTCCTCATTTCAACCTAGCACAGCAAAGCAGGTAACGCTAAGTAACTCGGTAAGTAATCCTGAGTTGTTGAGGGCTTATAATAGTCGGGTAGCTAAAGCACAGATCAAAGGAAAAGGGACCATTATTAAATTATTAAAAGATGATTTAGATGGTAGTCATCATCAGAGAATATTACTCAAGGTCAACCCAAATCAGACATTATTAATTGCTCATAATATTGATTTAGCCCCTCGTATCGATAATTTGAGAGTGGGGGATGTCCTTGAATTTTATGGTGAATATGTCTGGAATAATAAAGGTGGCGTATTGCACTGGACTCATCGTGATCCTCGAGGCAGACATCAGGGCGGATGGTTAAAGTAT
- a CDS encoding 2-octaprenyl-3-methyl-6-methoxy-1,4-benzoquinol hydroxylase has product MQADIVIVGAGMVGSTLALALKDSGLSIVVLDHHEKSYKTFEPETPFEPRVSAISLASQRVLQHVNAWRGVLARRVSPYTDMHVWDGSGTGSIDFSAASVHQSILGYIVENRAIQDALLEQLEQASESIQLLPNTSLERLERLADGWCIGLTDNTEIKAQLVVGADGACSQVRALSGIETREWDYFHHAIVTSVQCELPHKKTAWQRFTDEGPLAFLPLSLNGDEHWCSIVWSLPPAKAEQVMALDDVAFCKKLSESFEYKLGKVVHTDARICIPLRQRHVKRYVQQGLAVVGDAAHVIHPLAGQGVNLGFMDAAMLAETILNALLTSDNFSSAKTLTRFERNRMPHNLGMMAAMETFERLFQADLLPVRWLRNTGLKVVDQLPEVKAIFIRRALGIEGSLPKMAMV; this is encoded by the coding sequence ATGCAAGCAGATATCGTCATTGTGGGTGCAGGGATGGTAGGAAGTACACTGGCTTTAGCATTAAAAGATTCTGGATTAAGTATTGTTGTATTAGATCATCATGAAAAATCATATAAAACATTTGAACCAGAAACGCCTTTTGAACCTAGAGTGAGTGCCATTTCTCTAGCCAGTCAGCGAGTATTACAGCATGTTAATGCTTGGCGTGGTGTTTTAGCAAGAAGAGTATCTCCTTATACTGATATGCATGTATGGGATGGTTCAGGTACAGGTAGTATTGATTTTTCTGCAGCAAGTGTTCATCAATCCATTCTAGGGTATATTGTTGAGAATAGAGCCATTCAAGATGCTTTGTTAGAACAATTGGAGCAAGCGAGTGAATCGATTCAATTGCTACCCAATACATCGTTAGAACGGTTAGAGCGCTTAGCGGATGGTTGGTGTATTGGTTTAACAGACAACACGGAAATTAAAGCTCAGTTAGTTGTCGGTGCCGATGGTGCGTGTTCACAAGTGAGGGCTCTCTCTGGTATAGAAACACGTGAGTGGGATTATTTTCATCATGCTATCGTCACCAGTGTTCAGTGTGAGTTACCTCATAAAAAAACAGCATGGCAACGTTTTACTGATGAGGGGCCATTAGCCTTTTTACCTTTATCTTTAAATGGTGATGAACATTGGTGCTCTATTGTTTGGTCTTTACCTCCAGCAAAAGCTGAGCAGGTCATGGCATTGGATGATGTTGCATTTTGTAAAAAACTGTCAGAAAGCTTTGAGTACAAACTGGGTAAAGTAGTGCATACTGATGCTCGTATTTGTATTCCTTTACGTCAGCGACATGTAAAACGCTATGTTCAGCAGGGCTTGGCGGTTGTTGGTGATGCCGCCCATGTTATACATCCCCTTGCCGGACAGGGAGTAAACCTTGGATTTATGGATGCAGCCATGTTAGCAGAAACAATCCTCAATGCATTGTTAACGAGTGATAATTTTAGCAGTGCAAAAACGCTAACTCGTTTTGAACGCAATAGAATGCCTCATAATTTAGGTATGATGGCTGCAATGGAAACTTTTGAGCGTTTATTTCAAGCTGACCTATTACCTGTACGTTGGTTGCGTAATACTGGGCTTAAGGTGGTTGATCAATTGCCAGAGGTCAAAGCAATTTTTATTCGCAGAGCATTAGGTATTGAGGGATCATTGCCAAAAATGGCTATGGTATAA
- a CDS encoding DMT family transporter, producing MAWFALLMAGLLEVVWSYSMKLSNGFRAPTPTIITVIAMIVSFSLLAYAMRSLPLGTAYIIWTGIGAVGAFLVGFIFLHEPMSWLRILAACFIITGMVLMKVTTHA from the coding sequence ATGGCTTGGTTTGCTTTATTAATGGCAGGTCTTCTAGAAGTTGTTTGGTCTTATTCAATGAAATTATCAAACGGTTTTAGAGCGCCTACTCCAACAATAATCACAGTTATTGCAATGATAGTAAGTTTTAGCCTACTGGCTTACGCGATGCGTAGTTTACCCTTAGGTACAGCTTATATTATATGGACAGGCATTGGAGCGGTTGGAGCATTTCTTGTGGGCTTTATTTTTTTACATGAACCTATGAGCTGGCTCCGTATTCTCGCCGCATGTTTCATAATCACAGGCATGGTCTTAATGAAAGTTACTACGCATGCCTAA
- a CDS encoding GntR family transcriptional regulator → MVQQLIRSKKVSDDIVEQLEHLILEGIFKPGSRLPAERKLAEEFGVSRPSVREALKKMVAKGLVISRQGGGNFVVESVGQLFRDPILSLYGDYPEAQRDLLEFRHTLEASCAYYAALRSNKLDLENLVQHFNVMKACYLNKQSTKNQEAEADAGFHLAIAEASHNMVLLQIMRMLFDLVKQNITSSIFCLYTGCKQTRDQLMEQHTALYEAILSRDAELAKTVAGDHINYVRQVLDELERDQKRIVQSERRHKGETKK, encoded by the coding sequence ATGGTGCAGCAGTTAATCAGAAGTAAAAAGGTCTCAGATGATATCGTAGAGCAATTAGAGCACCTGATTTTGGAAGGGATATTTAAGCCAGGTAGTCGTTTGCCGGCAGAGCGTAAGTTGGCTGAAGAGTTTGGGGTCTCCCGCCCCTCAGTTCGGGAAGCTTTAAAAAAAATGGTGGCGAAAGGCTTGGTGATAAGTAGACAAGGTGGCGGAAACTTTGTTGTTGAGAGTGTAGGTCAGTTGTTTCGTGACCCTATTTTGAGTTTGTATGGAGATTATCCTGAAGCTCAGCGAGATTTACTTGAGTTTAGACATACGTTAGAAGCATCCTGTGCTTATTATGCGGCATTACGTTCCAATAAGCTGGATCTGGAAAATTTAGTGCAGCACTTTAATGTGATGAAAGCTTGTTATTTAAATAAACAATCAACAAAAAATCAAGAGGCGGAGGCCGATGCAGGTTTTCATCTGGCAATCGCTGAAGCAAGTCATAACATGGTGTTGTTACAGATTATGAGGATGCTGTTTGACTTAGTAAAGCAGAACATTACTTCTAGTATTTTTTGTCTTTATACGGGTTGTAAGCAAACCCGTGATCAGTTAATGGAACAACATACGGCACTATATGAAGCTATTCTTTCAAGAGATGCAGAGTTGGCTAAGACTGTCGCGGGAGATCACATTAATTATGTTCGTCAAGTATTAGATGAGTTAGAGCGAGATCAAAAGCGGATTGTTCAGTCTGAAAGACGTCATAAAGGTGAAACGAAAAAATAG